From a region of the Triticum aestivum cultivar Chinese Spring chromosome 7D, IWGSC CS RefSeq v2.1, whole genome shotgun sequence genome:
- the LOC123164013 gene encoding ABC transporter C family member 10 — protein MRISQEELYMPVFPPGCYMLFVWPLSHKNKLLTRRDTLIRRQHMHEDSCLLCCEKETCQPISILLLSCGTTYKWRGKKFSMCFSLQCSEFVNFESMTRVWLSNANNAALNAITAGDVAATVGVTQTQETVVSQTELADPGKSACSLMEEAKMVEAPQLSWQRRNEGPHFCWGRSPPWQHAVLLCSDLPLPLAVGFVVSAYACGWFYFDGWSTPLPLPMLKLIFSDGGAADSASQVTPFAKAGFFSKISFWWLNPLMKMGYKKPLQDKDMPLLGTTDRARNQYMMFMEKLNGKKQSPSHDTPSFFWTIVSSHKRAILVSGFFALLKVLTLSTGPIILKAFINVSLGKGTFKHEGYVLAALMFVCKCCESLSQRQWYFRTRRLGLQVRSLLSAAIYKKQQKLSNAAKMKHSSGEIMNYVTVDAYRIGEFPYWFHQSWATSVQLCIALAILYNAVGAAMISSLVVIIITVLCSVPLARLQHKFQSKFMEAQDVRLKAMSKSLVHMKILKLYAWEAHFKKVIEGLREVEYKWLSAFQLRRTYNGCLFWSSPVFVSAATFITCYLLKTPLDASNVFTFVATLRLVQDPVILMPDVIAAVIQAKVAFTRISKFLDAPELNGQVRKKYYSGIDCPIAMNSCSFSWEENTSKPTLKNINLVAKAGEKIAICGEVGSGKSTLLAAVLGEVLRTEGMMQVCGKIAYISQNAWIQTGTVQENILFGSPMDGERYHNTVVRCSLVKDLEMLPYGDCTQIGERGVNLSGGQKQRVQLARALYQNADIYLLDDPFSAVDDHTATSLFNEYVMGALSDKTVLLVTHQVDFLPVFDSILLISDGEVIQSAPYQDLLADCDEFKDLVNAP, from the exons ATGCGCATTAGCCAGGAGGAGTTATATATGCCCGTTTTTCCCCCCGGCTGTTACATGCTTTTTGTGTGGCCTTTATCCCACAAAAATAAGCTCCTTACGCGCCGTGATACCCTGATCAGAAGACAACACATGCATGAGGATTCTTGCTTGTTGTGTTGTGAGAAAGAGACCTGCCAACCAATATCAATTCTCTTGCTGTCATGTGGTACAACTTACAAGTGGCGTGGAAAGAAATTTTCAATGTGCTTCAGCCTTCAATGCTCTGAATTTGTTAATTTTGAATCTATGACTAGAGTTTGGCTCAGCAATGCCAATAATGCTGCTTTGAATGCGATTACTGCTG GTGATGTGGCGGCGACCGTCGGGGTAACTCAAACGCAGGAGACCGTCGTGTCCCAAACTGAACTCGCAGACCCTGGAAAAAGTGCCTGCTCCCTTATGGAGGAAGCAAAGATGGTGGAAGCTCCCCAGCTCAGCTGGCAACGAAGAAATGAAGGACCACACTTCTGCTGGGGCCGATCACCACCGTGGCAACACGCGGTGCTGTTATGCTCAGATTTACCTCTGCCTTTGGCTGTTGGGTTTGTTGTTTCTGCCTATGCATGTGGCTGGTTTTATTTTGATGGAT GGAGTACACCACTTCCGCTACCTATGCTGAAGCTGATTTTTTCAGATGGTGGGGCAGCTGATTCTGCGAGTCAGGTGACTCCATTCGCTAAAGCTGGGTTTTTCAGCAAGATCTCATTTTGGTGGTTGAATCCTCTAATGAAGATGGGCTACAAGAAACCCCTTCAGGACAAAGACATGCCACTTCTAGGCACCACAGATCGAGCACGCAACCAGTACATGATGTTCATGGAGAAGCTGAATGGCAAGAAGCAGTCGCCGTCACATGACACACCATCATTCTTCTGGACTATTGTTTCTTCTCACAAGCGTGCCATCTTGGTCTCTGGTTTCTTTGCTTTGCTCAAGGTTCTCACGTTATCGACAGGCCCAATAATTCTCAAGGCATTCATCAATGTCTCACTTGGGAAAGGGACCTTTAAACACGAAGGCTATGTGCTCGCTGCGTTAATGTTCGTCTGCAAATGCTGTGAATCATTGTCACAGAGACAGTGGTATTTCCGCACTCGGAGATTAGGACTGCAGGTGAGGTCACTCCTATCGGCAGCTATTTATAAGAAACAACAAAAGCTATCGAATGCAGCAAAAATGAAGCACTCTTCTGGAGAAATTATGAACTATGTGACTGTCGACGCGTATCGGATTGGGGAATTCCCTTACTGGTTCCATCAATCATGGGCAACAAGTGTTCAGCTCTGCATTGCTCTGGCAATTCTATACAATGCGGTTGGTGCTGCAATGATTTCATCTTTAGTTGTCATTATTATCACTGTACTGTGCAGCGTTCCATTGGCCAGACTGCAACACAAATTTCAGAGTAAATTTATGGAAGCACAAGATGTGAGATTGAAGGCCATGTCTAAGTCATTAGTTCATATGAAGATCTTGAAACTTTATGCATGGGAAGCTCACTTCAAGAAGGTCATCGAGGGATTGAGGGAGGTTGAGTACAAGTGGTTGTCTGCATTCCAGCTTAGGAGGACCTACAACGGTTGCCTGTTCTGGTCGTCTCCTGTTTTCGTGTCAGCGGCGACCTTTATAACATGCTATCTTTTGAAAACCCCTCTTGATGCTAGCAATGTTTTCACCTTTGTGGCAACTCTACGTCTTGTGCAAGACCCTGTTATATTGATGCCGGATGTTATTGCTGCTGTGATACAAGCTAAGGTTGCTTTCACTCGGATATCAAAGTTCCTTGATGCGCCTGAGCTAAATGGACAAGTTAGGAAGAAATACTATAGTGGCATTGATTGTCCTATAGCGATGAATTCGTGTAGCTTCTCATGGGAAGAGAATACATCAAAACCAACTCTAAAGAATATAAATCTGGTAGCCAAAGCTGGAGAAAAAATAGCAATATGTGGAGAGGTAGGTTCAGGTAAGTCGACGCTTTTGGCTGCTGTACTCGGAGAGGTCCTCAGAACTGAAGGCATG ATGCAAGTCTGTGGGAAAATAGCATATATTTCTCAGAATGCATGGATCCAAACAGGAACCGTGCAAGAGAATATTCTCTTTGGATCGCCGATGGACGGGGAAAGGTACCACAACACAGTCGTGAGGTGCTCGTTGGTCAAGGACCTTGAAATGTTGCCATATGGAGATTGCACACAAATTGGGGAGAGAGGAGTAAATCTTAGTGGTGGTCAGAAGCAGCGCGTTCAGCTTGCTCGTGCACTATACCAAAATGCAGACATCTATCTTCTTGATGATCCTTTCAGTGCTGTTGATGACCATACAGCTACAAGTCTCTTTAAT GAATATGTCATGGGTGCTCTATCAGACAAGACTGTTCTTTTGGTGACACACCAAGTGGATTTTCTACCTGTATTTGACTCCATTTTG TTAATATCAGACGGAGAGGTCATTCAGTCTGCACCTTATCAAGATCTATTGGCAGATTGTGACGAATTTAAAGACCTTGTAAATGCCCCATAA